ATTCTTTCTGAGAGATAGTTTGACACTTTGGCTGTGTTTTTGTTGCATTATGCATCATTAAATTGTTACATTATTGAACTTGCAACAGAATTTCATATCTAGACTGATGGCAAAGGAAGAAAGTGATCCATCAAAAATGGAGTGGAAATATTTGCAAGAGCCAGTTGCCAATGATCTTGCCAATGATCCTAAAGGAGTTTCAGCACAGAAAAGGGTCCCGAAAAAGATGAGGGAGATTCCCGAGTTTTATTTCCTTCCCCGCAGATCTCTTTTGTTTAACCTGACATTCTATGGAGC
The sequence above is drawn from the Salvia hispanica cultivar TCC Black 2014 unplaced genomic scaffold, UniMelb_Shisp_WGS_1.0 HiC_scaffold_1025, whole genome shotgun sequence genome and encodes:
- the LOC125197850 gene encoding uncharacterized protein LOC125197850; translation: MAKEESDPSKMEWKYLQEPVANDLANDPKGVSAQKRVPKKMREIPEFYFLPRRSLLFNLTFYGACIAGGIGAGMLVEKWINKKVAEDGGVIYEFDK